In Leptospira stimsonii, the following proteins share a genomic window:
- a CDS encoding UbiX family flavin prenyltransferase: MKLVLGMAGASGSIYAERFIRALSTIEGTTFLICSPASLRVFREEMNCSVSSAKELLDYIFSKYKIGISKHQFLIRNFLDIGADIASGSNPWKAMVVLPCSMKTIASINAGLTENLIERAADVTLKERRTLVLVPREAPYNRIHLKNMLELHDAGGTILPASPGFYQMPKTLEDLGDFISERIFRLLGVELDLYPRWNPNNQEE, from the coding sequence ATGAAACTTGTTTTAGGAATGGCCGGTGCAAGCGGCTCTATTTACGCGGAACGATTTATCCGCGCGCTTTCGACGATCGAAGGAACGACCTTTCTCATCTGTAGTCCGGCCTCTCTCCGAGTTTTTCGGGAAGAGATGAATTGTTCCGTTTCTTCCGCGAAGGAACTCCTCGATTACATTTTTTCGAAATACAAAATCGGAATTTCGAAACATCAATTTTTGATCCGCAATTTTTTGGATATCGGAGCCGATATCGCTTCCGGGTCCAACCCTTGGAAGGCGATGGTGGTTCTTCCTTGTTCCATGAAGACGATCGCTTCGATTAACGCAGGTTTGACGGAAAATCTAATTGAAAGAGCGGCTGACGTAACTCTGAAAGAAAGAAGAACTCTTGTTCTTGTTCCGAGGGAAGCTCCTTACAATAGAATTCATCTGAAGAATATGTTGGAACTCCACGACGCAGGTGGAACGATTCTCCCCGCGTCTCCGGGTTTTTATCAAATGCCGAAGACATTGGAAGATCTGGGAGATTTTATTAGCGAGAGAATTTTCAGACTCTTAGGCGTAGAATTGGATCTCTACCCCAGATGGAATCCAAACAACCAAGAAGAATAG
- a CDS encoding LIC11612 family fibronectin-binding protein — MQRSVFKRVLLAVLLLVIFDVSGVLSETGGLKDRPVSVALVCEPSSKVDKVRFYKSTSLFFKRLKAKRTQENGTAFFVGYGTFANETPTEQLAQATQNGYDLYLFSKDAKENLPSANIPGSIPWISFGIEKKIEIPQKEKRPTSKNSSRKKSKRSKSQKKKPISEKTKGKKNSTSRKAKNSNVPESQSEKSEGKEEKPTTISFGRASWELSFDSLKFWFSTSTDAKDIPFESDRISFLLGEKNSEEWASFLEGKTEDSTWIRLLSQPQDLRFSEGIYYTGCASPSIPNGISVLNFFFRGNRLIRLKQESFSLNSDGSGKSWDLE; from the coding sequence ATGCAACGATCGGTTTTCAAACGAGTCCTTCTTGCAGTTCTCCTTCTTGTAATTTTCGACGTTTCCGGTGTTCTTTCGGAAACGGGAGGACTGAAGGATCGACCTGTGAGCGTGGCGCTTGTTTGTGAACCTTCGTCCAAAGTCGACAAGGTCCGCTTTTACAAATCAACGTCTTTATTTTTCAAAAGGTTAAAAGCGAAGCGGACTCAGGAGAATGGGACCGCATTCTTTGTCGGTTACGGAACCTTCGCAAACGAAACGCCTACGGAACAACTCGCGCAAGCGACCCAAAACGGATACGATCTGTATCTCTTTTCCAAAGACGCCAAAGAGAATCTACCTTCCGCAAACATTCCTGGAAGTATCCCTTGGATTTCCTTTGGAATCGAAAAAAAAATAGAAATTCCCCAAAAAGAAAAAAGACCCACTTCGAAAAATTCTTCGAGGAAAAAATCAAAACGATCAAAGTCTCAAAAGAAAAAACCGATCTCAGAAAAAACGAAGGGAAAGAAGAATTCAACTTCCCGGAAAGCGAAGAATTCCAATGTACCCGAATCGCAATCGGAAAAGAGCGAAGGCAAAGAGGAAAAGCCTACGACGATTTCTTTTGGAAGGGCTTCTTGGGAATTGAGTTTTGATTCTTTGAAATTTTGGTTCTCCACAAGCACGGACGCAAAAGACATTCCTTTCGAATCCGATCGAATTTCCTTTTTATTAGGAGAAAAAAACTCCGAAGAATGGGCATCTTTTTTGGAAGGAAAAACGGAAGATTCTACTTGGATTCGCCTGTTGTCGCAACCGCAAGATCTGCGTTTTAGCGAAGGAATTTATTACACGGGCTGTGCTTCTCCTTCAATCCCAAACGGAATCTCCGTTTTGAATTTTTTCTTTCGTGGAAACCGACTGATCCGACTCAAACAGGAAAGTTTTTCTCTCAATAGCGACGGCTCTGGAAAATCCTGGGATCTGGAATAA
- a CDS encoding metallophosphoesterase family protein — protein sequence MKILHLSDLHFPTSVPFFQLRGKMVVGYLNYTLRRRKKYPSYIWDSILKSVETLNPDAIVVSGDITNVSHEKEFQTAGKILSELPPDKIFYIPGNHDRYTKHAVGEHPFFEKYFSNLSGESISHNAEYIRIKKIGNLHFVGWDSSLPLSILNAYGTIQPEVISRTQEILREKKIEDYILVCHHPIWNPKERQETVHHRLQNREEIARLLQKQPPLAFLHGHVHTNWVKFPGEKMPYYVVNSASSTRLSDSRHECGFHLLEIEKKNLKIQRYTYNPEQSKFTEAPLVSYSEKE from the coding sequence ATGAAAATTCTTCACCTTTCAGATCTGCACTTTCCCACATCCGTTCCCTTCTTCCAGTTAAGAGGAAAGATGGTAGTAGGATATTTGAATTATACACTTCGAAGAAGAAAAAAATATCCTTCCTATATTTGGGACTCTATTTTGAAAAGTGTGGAGACTTTGAATCCGGACGCGATCGTAGTTTCCGGAGACATCACAAACGTTTCGCATGAAAAAGAATTCCAAACCGCAGGAAAAATATTAAGCGAACTTCCTCCGGATAAGATTTTTTACATCCCCGGAAATCATGATCGCTACACAAAACATGCCGTAGGCGAACATCCATTTTTCGAAAAGTATTTTTCAAATCTTTCCGGAGAATCTATTTCGCATAACGCAGAATACATTCGAATTAAAAAAATCGGAAATCTGCACTTTGTTGGCTGGGATTCCAGTCTTCCTCTTTCCATTCTAAACGCGTATGGAACGATTCAACCGGAAGTAATCTCAAGAACTCAAGAAATTCTTAGAGAAAAAAAAATAGAGGATTATATTCTAGTTTGTCATCATCCGATCTGGAATCCAAAGGAAAGACAGGAGACGGTTCATCACCGCTTACAAAATCGGGAAGAAATCGCCAGACTTCTACAAAAACAACCGCCTCTCGCTTTTTTACACGGACACGTACATACCAACTGGGTAAAATTTCCCGGCGAAAAAATGCCGTATTACGTCGTCAATTCCGCTTCCAGCACTCGCCTTTCGGATTCCAGACATGAGTGCGGATTTCACTTGCTGGAAATCGAAAAAAAGAATCTTAAAATTCAAAGATATACTTATAACCCAGAACAGTCTAAATTTACGGAAGCTCCCTTAGTTTCGTATTCAGAAAAGGAATAA
- a CDS encoding lipoyl domain-containing protein — translation MKPKSGIFELITPDLGDTDKIELVHWNSKIGDSVTPGQEILELVTDKACFPMESPVKGKLTQIIKEKGSIVRKGDVLGILELSDAE, via the coding sequence ATGAAACCAAAATCCGGCATTTTTGAACTGATCACACCGGACCTCGGAGATACAGACAAGATCGAACTCGTTCATTGGAATTCGAAGATTGGAGACTCTGTAACACCCGGTCAAGAAATCTTAGAGCTCGTAACCGACAAGGCTTGCTTCCCGATGGAGTCTCCGGTGAAAGGAAAACTAACGCAAATTATAAAAGAGAAGGGATCCATCGTTCGTAAAGGCGACGTTTTAGGAATCCTGGAACTTTCTGACGCCGAATGA
- a CDS encoding 4-hydroxybenzoate octaprenyltransferase — translation MNLSLKSLKQYGSLIKFSHTLFALPFAGIAFVLAFLKTHDKSPIEWLILSFLILISMVLARSAAMGFNRIVDRDIDAKNQRTVDREIPAGKISIRSAVLFVVLSSIGFCFVSWWINSMAFALSFPTLFILLGYSLAKRFTWLCHWILGFSIGLAPLATWVAIRQEIVLEPLLWTLGLAFNLAGFDILYALQDQEFDKKEGLFSVPSKFGRNSSLWIAAINHVLCIVLLFAAGIVSGLGPVFLLFLLITSYYLFQEHKIARGAGENIFPPKFYQIHSYISLILFGGLLADRFFFLVLLGS, via the coding sequence ATGAATCTGAGTCTAAAATCCCTGAAGCAGTATGGAAGTCTCATCAAGTTTTCGCATACGCTCTTCGCGCTTCCGTTTGCTGGAATTGCATTTGTCCTCGCCTTTCTCAAAACGCACGATAAATCTCCGATCGAATGGTTGATTCTTTCTTTTTTGATTCTGATTTCCATGGTTTTGGCGAGATCGGCCGCCATGGGATTCAATCGAATCGTAGACCGGGATATCGATGCGAAAAATCAAAGAACCGTGGATCGAGAAATTCCCGCAGGAAAAATTTCGATTCGTTCCGCCGTTCTTTTTGTGGTCTTGTCTTCGATCGGATTTTGTTTTGTGAGTTGGTGGATCAATTCGATGGCGTTTGCGCTCTCGTTTCCGACACTCTTTATTCTCTTGGGTTATTCTCTTGCAAAACGTTTTACCTGGCTCTGTCACTGGATTCTTGGATTTTCTATCGGTCTCGCTCCGCTTGCTACATGGGTGGCGATTCGACAAGAAATCGTTTTAGAACCACTGCTTTGGACCTTGGGACTTGCGTTCAACTTGGCCGGTTTTGATATTCTCTACGCTCTTCAAGATCAAGAATTTGATAAAAAGGAAGGATTGTTTTCGGTTCCGTCAAAATTTGGAAGGAATTCTTCTCTTTGGATCGCGGCGATCAATCACGTTCTCTGTATCGTCCTTTTATTTGCGGCGGGAATCGTATCCGGCTTGGGTCCGGTGTTTTTGCTCTTTCTTTTGATCACTTCCTATTATCTTTTTCAAGAACACAAAATTGCGAGAGGTGCGGGTGAGAATATTTTTCCACCGAAGTTCTATCAGATTCATTCTTACATTTCTCTGATTCTTTTTGGAGGATTGCTCGCGGACCGTTTCTTTTTTTTGGTCCTATTAGGAAGTTAG
- a CDS encoding Mrp/NBP35 family ATP-binding protein → MATIEAVKIQRELAKIKHPELKKDIVSLGMVGSLDIQEGETNILLKTPNQDRRIQIGLEAQIRQSLTKLEGVGKVKIKFEVDPKLVLDDSNKIPGVKNVIAIGSGKGGVGKSTVTVNLAAMAASLGYKVGVLDADIYGPSVGKMFGVNGRVALKAEEDKIYPLEKDGLKIISFSFLIDEKQPVVWRGPMLGKAIEQFLYDIVWDDLDYLFIDLPPGTGDVQLSLAQLIDLNGAVIVTTPQSVALLDANRASAMFAQVKVPILGIVENMSEFICPKCGHASAIFSKGGGQRLAESSDARFLGGIPLTMEIMNAGEDGKPVILKDIDGPIYKAYKSIFDHLNEEIKKWE, encoded by the coding sequence ATGGCCACAATCGAAGCAGTTAAGATCCAAAGAGAACTTGCCAAAATCAAACATCCGGAACTCAAAAAAGATATCGTCTCGCTTGGAATGGTAGGGTCCCTTGATATCCAAGAAGGAGAAACGAATATTCTCCTCAAAACCCCCAATCAAGACAGAAGAATTCAGATCGGTCTTGAGGCACAAATCCGCCAGTCACTCACGAAGTTAGAAGGTGTGGGCAAGGTGAAGATCAAGTTTGAAGTCGATCCAAAACTCGTATTAGACGATTCTAATAAAATCCCGGGTGTGAAGAACGTGATCGCGATCGGTTCCGGAAAGGGCGGAGTCGGTAAATCTACCGTCACCGTAAATTTGGCGGCCATGGCCGCTTCCCTCGGATACAAGGTGGGAGTTCTGGACGCAGACATTTATGGTCCCTCCGTTGGAAAGATGTTCGGTGTCAACGGTCGCGTGGCTCTAAAAGCCGAGGAAGATAAAATTTATCCTCTGGAAAAAGACGGACTCAAGATCATTTCCTTTTCCTTTCTCATCGACGAAAAACAACCCGTCGTTTGGAGAGGGCCGATGCTCGGAAAAGCCATCGAACAGTTCTTATACGATATCGTCTGGGACGATCTCGACTATCTTTTCATCGATCTTCCTCCCGGGACGGGAGACGTACAACTTTCTCTCGCACAGCTGATCGATTTAAACGGCGCCGTTATCGTTACGACTCCACAGTCTGTTGCGCTGTTAGACGCTAACCGTGCTTCAGCGATGTTCGCTCAAGTGAAAGTTCCCATCTTGGGAATCGTAGAAAATATGAGCGAGTTTATCTGCCCCAAATGTGGACACGCTTCTGCCATATTTAGCAAAGGAGGGGGCCAGAGATTGGCAGAATCTTCCGACGCACGTTTCTTAGGTGGCATCCCGTTGACAATGGAGATCATGAACGCCGGTGAAGACGGAAAACCCGTGATTTTAAAAGACATAGATGGTCCAATCTATAAAGCTTACAAAAGTATTTTCGATCATCTAAATGAAGAAATAAAAAAGTGGGAATAA